TGGTCTATGTCAGACCTACTCGCCCTTGTTTGACTATGATGATGACGGTATCGTTATCTTTAGCCATACTGAAGCATTAGAAACAAGCATTCCAGCTGATAATCAGGCTCTCCTGGCTGCAAAATCATGCCCCACCAAGGCTATTCTTGCGGAGTGATTTCGCTTCATCTGAATAGTAGACTTCAAAATAATCCTGCTTGACCAAATGGTCGACAAGCTCTATTTCGCCTTGAAATTTGGGATGAAGGGCTAAGGCATTGATGAAGTATTTCTTAGGCCACTTCCTCATGCAGAATGTTAGCTCCTCGGCTTCATTTCTCCTACAGATACTGATAGATAAATAATTGACCTTGACCTTGCTGATGGAAGCAATGTCAATTTTTTTATTCTTAAATAGATTTGCTGATGCGATATATAAATTTTCATCTTCAATAAGAAAGTACCGATGACTGCCTAAAATCGCTAAGACAATCGTCGTAAACAGCAAGAGAAAAATGATAAATACCTGGCGACTTCTCTCCAAAATGAGGGATAGCCCTAGAAAGAGAGGAACCAAGGACAGGGACCAATAGATCATCGAGGTCGCAAAATCCGGTTGCCAATGGTATCTTAATTTTCCAAATAATCGGATCATTTTATACCTCCTTTTTCTATTTTAGCATAAAAAAGAGGATTTTCCTATGGAAAATCCTTAAATTGTGTGAAATTATTACAAAGAGATTGCGATTGTGTTACAGAACGGATGACTTTGTTGAGAGAAACACTCCTGGCCAGCTCAGATTAACTGTGACTCGTCGCCAAGTTCAAAATATCGGCAACGGACAGACCTGTTCCTTGAGACATCTGGTCAACTGGGACTCCCATAGATAAAAGGTTTTGTTCAATCTCCATATTACGGATGATAACTCCCTGTTCGATTCCTTGCTCAATCCCCTCCTGCAAAGCCTTTTCACGCACGGCCTCCTCATGGCGGGTGATACCTGAATGAATTTCCCAAAAATGGTTGGATGCGTTGCGGCTCCACTGGTCTATCATGTCTACTTCCTCCTTGGTCATGGTAATCTCAAGACAGCTGTTGAGTAAGTTTTTGAACCAAACTCAAGTCCAAACCAACGAAGTCAGCTATCTGCATAGGACTACGACCTTGCTGTAACATACGACCGATCATACTCAATTGCCCTTGTTCGATTCCTTGTTCAATTCCTTGCTCAATACCAAGTTCAATCCCCTCTTTCAAGGCTTTCTCACGAACAGCCTCTTCATGGCGGGTAATACCGGAATGAATTTCCCAAAAATGGTTAGATGCATTGCGATTCCATTGGTCTATCATGTCTATTTCCTCCTTGGTCATTGCATTTCTGTCGAGCAACTGCTCGGCCTTATCAATAATAGGTGTCGGTCGTTGGCTAAAGCCTCGGTTGGAGAAAAACTCCAGCCAGAGTCGTTGTTTGTCGTCCAGCATGCTGTCACGGAACTTTTTCAGCTCGATAATCACCATTTCAAACGGTTTCTTGTACTGTCCAGTTTCACCGAAGGGCTGTTCCAGTACTTCGCCTGTCTGACTGTCCGTAATGATAAAAGAATGAATGGGACGATTGTCATCAAAATAACGGCTGGCAACAAGCGCTATCGAATAGACCGGCATGATTTTTTCATACATATCGTGGGTCTTGTAAACCTTCTTGCGAACATTGGGCAAATCCTTAACCAAATGCTGGCAAGAATAGGTCCAGAGCCGCTTGATGAAGTTCTTCTGGTAGGCCACCTGAATCTCGATAATGACCTGGGTCTGGTCCTCCATGAGAGCCAGAATATCCACTGTGGTGCTGAAAAATCCCTTCCGTTCGCGCTTGAGGTCTGCGATAGTACCATTCAAAATCTCAACAGACTGGGGGCGAAAGCCCAGAAAAGTTTCGATAAAATCAATGGTAATCTCATGGTCGCTAAAAATTTTCTTAGCAACAATATCAGCTAAGGGATTAATCTTGTGGCGGCGTTTTGACAAATCAGTATCCTCCGAATTTAGTTCTACTACTTACTTAATTCGAAAAATACTGGCAGTTTCTAAAATTATTTTATCATAAATGGAAGAAAATGTAAAAAATGAGAAAGTAAATAATAATAGTTCTTTCTCATTACATATACTTTGAAATTACCTAAGAGAGCTAGTTTTTGACAGGTACAACAAATACTATAAATTTTGTTCCTTGATAATATATATGGGACGTTTTTTAGTTTCTAAAAATATTTTTGCAATATATTTTCCTATTATCCCAATAGCTAACAGTTGAATTCCACCAATAAATAATATAATTGAAACGGTGCTTGCCCAACCTGTGATACTGCCACCAATAGTGACTTTGCGAACGACAACAAATAAAATACCCAAAATCGACATTAAGAACGATGATATTCCAGCCCAGACTGATAAATTTAAAGGTGCCTCCGAAAAATTAATGAATCCCTCCAAAGAATAATTTAATAAACTCCAAAAACTCCATGACGTTTCACCAGCGATTCTTTCCCTGTTCTCATAACTGATATAGTCTACTTCAAACCCTACCCAGGAAAATAATCCTTTTGAAAAACGGTTGACTTCTTGAAGTTCTAAGATACTATCAACTACCTGTCTTGTCATCAGACGAAAGTCTCTGGCTCCATCGATCATCTCTGTATCCGAAACTTTATTAATTAATTTATAGAATAATTTCGAGAAAAAGGAGCGAATCGGTGGTTCACCTGAGCGATCTGCACGACGAGTTCCCACAACGTCACAACCACCCTTTATTTTCTCATACATTTGGATGAGTAATTCTGGCGGATCTTGTAAGTCCACATCCATCACCGTAATGAAATCTCCCTTGGCGTGTTCTAAGCCAGCCAAAAGGCCTGCTTCTTTCCCAAAATTTCTCGAAAAAGAAAGATAATGAACATTGTCGAAATCCTTTGAAACCTCTCTGAGGATTCTTAGAGTCGCATCCTTAGAGCCATCATTAACAAATAAATATTCAAAAATTAGCTCATTAGACAATTCTTTTTCAACTTCTTGGGTAGCTGCTAGAAATGGACGGATTGTTTCTTCCTCATTATAGCAAGGGACGATGATTGTCAGTTTTTTCATGAATTCTATACCTCTTCTTATTGGTTAAACTATAAAAGAATATGGCAAGACTGGATAGAATCTGGATTGCATAGCCAATCCATTGTACAGTAGTTTTTTTATATTGAATAGAAACATGCCCACTAGATGAAACGTTTATTACAGCCCTACCATCATAAAGAACTTTATGTGTGGCTTCCGGCTTCCCCAGAGCCTCCGCTTCTGCAACCTCTGAATATGATTTCTTTACATAAGAAAGCTCCGGTTGGGTACCGTTCGCTCCCTGTGAATAATTTGCAATATAGCCTTTGTACCAGATTCTAGGAATAACTACGAATTGCTCCCCTATACCTTCTAATAATTCAATATCGAAATCCAGCCTATTGTATCCATGCTGAATATTTGTAATCTGAACTTTCTCTGAGTCAAATTCAAATAACTTAATTGTACCATTCCTAATATTGTCGTGTACAATGTCAATATTTAAATATTCATCGCCTGAGGTATCATATGTTTTTTCTGTTGAACTATAGAATGCATTATAGGCATCTCTATTAGTATTATCCATTATCTTTTTTGCATTATCTTTGTATCCCCGTTCAGAATATGGAATAGTATCAAATGTAAATTTCATTGGAAAACTATAAAGATAGATACCCACTTGCAAAACTGTCACCAATAAAACTATTTTTTGGGGTGCAGTTTTCATAATCGCCATTAAAACAAAGACTGGCAATAGATAAATCAATCTTTCCGTATATTGGAAAACTGATAAAAATGTCTGGCGTAGCATCCCCCATGGCAAAATGTTTGATGAGAAAATAAACATTATGATGACTGTACCAATTAACTGCCTTGAATAAGTATCAAAATATTTAAAACAAAATACACTTAATATTAAGAATATAAAAATAATTGGCCAATAATAGTTCGATAGTATGGAAATTATACTTCCTGGAGCCATTAGAGCATCTGAAGGAAATGGAAAATCACGAAGTTTCCAACTAACAAAAAATGTTTGGGAACTATTTTGTTCAAGATACTGTAAAATAAATCCACTCAACAGGAAAATAGATACTATTACCGAACTAAAAAATGACATTAGTTTTGTAAAACTTAACCGTCTCACATTAAATATTACCAGTATGGCAGAAAATATCGCAAGTACAATTGTTGAAATAATGTGTGTCTGCACCAGTAATGAAATCACTACTGCTAATAATATAGGATTATTCTGATTTTTATAAAGAACTTTATAGATTGCGTAAAGTAATAATGGAATCAAGGGCACAACTGCTGTCATACCAAATCCGAAATATGTAACAGAGCATGAGACAGCGATTGCTCCAAAAATGGAACGCGATTTATCAGCTGTCATCTTCTCCAACACATAATATGTCGACCAAACTGTTAGAAGTGTCAACTGTCCTACAAATGCTGAAAATGCAAATGTCGCAACTTTAGTTTTAAGAAAAACTAAGGCCGGAAAGTATAGCATCCAGTTTCCATAAAACATTGGAAGCCCATATCCCGATCCATACAGAAACAGATAGTTTAAATTCGGCAATAAATCCTTATTAGTAAGCGAATGTGCCAATCCGACTATCCTTCCTAAATGAAAAGGGTAGTCGTATATGATACTTGATACATTTGCAGATACAAATGAAACCAATGTAAATACTGCCGAATAAATCAATAAAAATAGATACCGACTTTTAAAAATCTTTTTACCCGTATCATAAAAATTTTTCTTGTTCAATCAACTCTCCTTTAATTAATACTAAAAAAACCGTTATAGTCTTTTAAGTAAAATTTTCCAGCAGTTATATCATACTGAATTAATTTTAGATCTTCTAAAATTTCTTTTTGGGACTGTGAAAGATCACTCTTATCAACACTCGCATTCTCTAAAACATCCGTAAGTAGCGCATAATATGGAGATACTTTTGAATTCGTATGTGCCAACACAGCTGCAGGGAAATCACTTGAATTGAGTATCGGGAAATCGACCTTTTTAGTGTCGTGATTACTCCAAATAAAGTAATCTGTCAGATATTGACTCTCTGGCTTATTCTCAAATGCAGATGAAGGGTAAAATCCCGGAAGATGGTCTCCGTAAAATACAACCGTTATTTTTTTATCAACTTTCGAAAGTTTTTGTAAAAATTCTTTTGTGACAATGTCCGTTTCATTTACCAACCGAGCATAATTCGTCAACCTTGCATTTTCTAATTCTGTAAATCCCTCACCCGTACCATAAATAGACTGAGGTTTATCCATCATCCAAGGAATATGATTTTGATAAGTTATAACAGAAAAAAATTGACTTTCCTTGGTATCAATTTTATCGAGAATATTCTGGTAAGTAGAAGCATCACTAGGGAAACCACCATATTTTTCATTTATAGTTGGTGGCAAAGCATTTTTGTCATCTGCAACAAAGTTATCAAATTTTAATCGCTTATATACATCTGCTCGAGAATATAGTTGTGTTTGTCCTAAATGTATCACAAATCTATTATCAGATAGATAGCTATCGCCAATAGAAGGTAATTTTTTCATTTTTGGAACTACTTCAACATTATAAATAGATACAGAGGAAGACAAATTATAAAAAGGTAATCCAAGCAATGTCTGAATTTCAACATTAGCAGTACCTCCACCATAGGCATCCGATTTCATTAGCCCACTGGTTGTTTTAGATTTAATCTCATCAATATTTTTTAAGATATTTTCACTTAGTTGCACACCCTTGACCCTATTTGGGTTGGACAATCCTTCGCTCAAAATAAAAATCAAAGTCTCGTCAGAAATATTTTTATCCCTAGTTTTATTAATTTCCGTTGCTCGGTTTGTGTATTTCTCAACCAGTCCCTCAATAGTAGCTCTATTGTAGTTCTCCGGTTTATCCATCACTGGTTTTGTTAACTGTTTTATCCATACATACATCAATGACTGATATCGAGCACTTCCTACATGTCCAGTAAATGCTATATTCCTGGTATTATTTAATCTAGATAGAACTGGAATATTATTTGGTATTAATCCTCCATCTTGCTTATAGAATATTGTTATAATTCCACTAAAAATAGAGAATACAGAAATAAACCAAAATATCCTCTTTTTAATAGAAGTTACAATCGCTCCTTTGAGAAATCTTTTATTTAATACATAATAAACTACAATAAAGAAAGCCAGCAACAAGATCGTCATAAAAAATAATTTTGCATCTAAGAAACTAAATATCAAATCTAACTCTGTCGCCATTGAGAAATCAACTAATAGTAAGGGTTCATTTCTCAAGTTAAATTTTAGGAAATTAGCAATTGAAATCGCTATTCCTGAAAATAAGATTAAAAGAGTAGACGCCCAATATCTATTAAAAATTGAATAAACAATCAAAAAAATTAAGGCTAACATTATAATTTGAAATAAAGTTGCACCTGGAAAAATAAATTCTCCTAAATAATCTTCATCCGCTCTTATACCAAATTGTATTGAGAAATTAAAAATCAAAGCAAAAAATAGGCTACTAATAAAAGCTAAGGAAACTGAAGATTTATTTTTTCTAATCTCATCAAATGCATTCCAAAACGAAAAAGCAATCAGCGTAACTGTAAAGACAATGGTTGGAACTTTATAAGCTATTGAGACTAAGAAATTATTAAATTGTTCATAGTCATCTAAATACAAGAACTGCCTTATATTTTCCAACAGTTTACTATCATATGTCACTATAAGTGACGTAAGCAGTGCCAATAATATATCGGAAATGTATTTATCTGAGAAAAAATCACCAATCTCTTGCAACGAACGACAGCGTTTTGAAATAAATTGGGCGATATAAGCTAGACCTATTATGCTAACAACAACTTTCCAACCACCAATTTCAAAGAAATTATTATCCTGAAAACCGAAAATATAGAAAGATTCATTGTTTAAATTTCTAGTAAATAACAACAAATAAGAGATAAATAAGTATAAGACATATGAAGCTAGTAACCGTAATAGAAAAGTTCTGTTTACGTGCTTTGATAATCCTATAGATAAAATAAACAAAGATATACTTGAAGCAATGATAAAGGTATATCTATACGTGGCAATTGCTTGCCCAATTAATCTAAAATCAATTGTATACTCGCTAACAGTATAGAAACTAATTATCAAAGTGGCCACTACTAGAATCAAAATAGCAAAATATTTTCTTAACTTTATTTTTTCTACAATTTCTTTCATTTTTACTATATTATTCCTCATTTTCTGAAAGATTCAACCATCAATAAAACATTGCACTATTATAGTAGTACTTTGCAAAATAATTACTCCCCTTTTTCCAACGAATAGTTCCTGATATCCGTCCCTAATTCGATTTTATTTGCCAGTCGAATCCCTCTCCATTTTTCAATATGAAAAAGTGGGTTGATGGCTAGCCAATATAGCTTTCTCTTCCAATTATAATCCCTATCATTCACTATTCTTAGGCTATCTTTAATACTGGCTTTTAAACTGTTTTTCACTAGGGACAAGATAGACACTTTAGTAGTAATGCCACTATTTATACGAACATTATAGGTTTCGTCAAAGATGCGTTTTCTGTATTCTGATAGTCGAACATCGTTAGAGTGTTCAACCACAGCTCGACCATTGTAGGCCTTGAAATAACCTGCATCAAGGACATCTTTGCCATACTCGTAATCTTCCGAATAGGCAACATCCCGATAACCGATTGTTTCAACCAAAAATTTTCGTGGAGCAGCAGAACAAACATCGCTATAGAAGGATTCTTTTGTATACTGACCATGTTTTTCTGGGTCCTTCCGTTGCCATATAGTAATTGCATCTTCTGCACCTTGTTCACCAAATACTGCATTGATATCATACTTCATGGCTGGGAAACAATAATGCCGCGGTTTTTGTCTCCCAAGCACCGCAACAATCTTGTCAGTAATTTCAAATGGTGCAACCATTTCTGAGAGCCAATGTTCATTGTGAGGCACAGCATCTTGACTGAGATAAACCATGTACTCTCCCTGGGCCATTTCAGCAGCCATTTGGCGAGTGCCGCCGTGAGAATAATCTTCTTTTTTTAGATGAATAAGCCGTAAATTTCCGTATTGTTCCGCAAATCGCTCTATAATCGCTACCGAATTATCTGAGGAACCTGAGTCAGTCATCAACACATCCCACTCAAAATTCGTTTGTTGTCTATATAAAGCTGATAGGGTTTCTTCCAGGTGATCCTTTTCACCATTATAAACAGGAATAAATACTGTAGCTTTTAACCCATTAGTCATTTAGTACCTCTCGACGGATTATCGCTTCTACTTTTTTATAACTTTCGTCCCATGACAAGCCAGTATATTTCTCACTCATTTCGTTAGCATGTTCATCAATATCACTTCTCTCAACCGCTTGACATAATTTTTCTGCCAAAGCAACTGGATAAGCTTCCGTATAGAGGATATCCTCAACATCTCCCAGAACCATGCGGTTATTATCGCCATCATTCATAACGGGCACACATCCCGCAACCAGAAGTTCCAATGGCAAAAGAGAGACATTGGTCAATGACAATACCAAGCAGGCTACACTTTCGTGATAAATCTCTGCTAATTGATTTTTATTTAAAATGCCACGATCGGTGAATTCAAATGGAATATCATAATTTGACATATCTTGACCAAAAAACTCAATGTCATACTCTGGATGACGCTCTTTAAAAATCTTCAGTGCCATAACACCAAGCTCAAATCCACGACGCTCGGTATGAGCACGCGCATAAAAGGCAATCTTTTTTTTCTTTGAAATTGGAGCTTTGGGTTTATAGATATCGATATCTGCACCGAAGTCAAAATAGTCCGCCTGCATGCCATACTGACCAACCTTTTCGACCAGCCATTTACCTGCTGTCACTCCGTAAAAACCGAATTTATAGGTCGCCTCTGCCAGCATATACCGTGAACCAACACCAAAGAATATGGGTTCAAAGTCTTGTACGAAATAAAATTTATGAAGATTTTCTGATTGGAGATTAAATACTGCGTAAGCGGTCTCCCAACTAGTCGCGAAAACCACATCTTGATTAGAGAAATCAGCTAAATCTTCCACATCTACATCAATTCCATACGAACGCGAAAAAATATCCTTGGCTTCTTTGGAGGATTGTGGAATCGTATTATTGTGGTAAATGTAGAAAGTGATGTGATGCCCTTGACTTTGCAAATACTTTACAAATCGAGCAATCGTCGTATGACCTCCACCACCGGGACCAACTGGTGGCGATACCCATGCAATATTTAAAGTATCTTTTGATAATTTAGCAGGTCTAATATATGGATGATTGATATAATCAGCTTTAGCCAAATCAATAAATTGAGGCATCTGCGGTAGACTGTTCATATCCACTTTAACAATTTGATTTCCCCCTTGTGATGGATGCAATAAGCGTGACTTAATTTTACGTATAGTAGCCCTCGCACCTTCATTTTTATAAGAATTAATAATTCTTTTCATCCTCTATCTCCACTTAACTATTTTTAGTAGTCCATTTTTTATTTTCTGAAGAAAAACTGCCAACTTATATGTCCTAGACTCATAAATTAGTCTTAATTCTTGAATCAGTAATTGATTTTCTACAACTTCCTGCTCTTTCAATACTATCATCTCATTCAAATATTGAATGTGTAGATTTAAATCATCGACTCTCTCTTCAAAATCTCTGATTCCCTGCCATAAATTATTAACATCATTTTCCAATCTGACCACAATATCCCCAATAAAATTATTCATTGCTAAAACATAATTAGAGTATTCAACAGAAAATAATTGAATTTCCTTATTGTCATTCTCTATCTGTTCTATAAGCTGTGGTAATACATTGCTCAGTTGATATTTTTGTCTAAAAAACTCAACGTTCTCGGTGTAGAATTTCTTTGCATCATCATAGTTCTCCATAATATCTTCAAAAATTTCCTGAGGACTCTTTTGATTATCTTCAAATCCTCTCCCTGAAAAATTATGGTATTCAGCTTTTTCAAAATTGTTACTATTTAGAAAACCTGGACCAGCAAAATGATCATATACGTATATTGGCTTTCCAAGAACTAAACAATATTGAACATTTTTCCCAATACCAATTATACAATCATATTCCGAAAACATTTCGGGCGAAGCTAATTCATATTTTGAACTCCAAACACCCGCATAATCTACTATTATGCCACTAGCATCAAACCAACTCTGTAATTCTTTCAGCTCACTTGGGGGATGGTTGGAAATAATCAATATTTTTTTTAAAGGTCTATTATTAGAATAGCTATTCACTGCATAACCAACTGGAACTGGATTTTGATACATAAATAATCTTGGTATGTCATTGAAAAATCTACTTAAATTTTTATCAACAACTTCCTGTGAAATTGCCAACGTACCAGAAGATAATCTAGATTCTAATCCGAAAACAAATGGTTGCTCCAGGACATGACTTTTTAGCGCTGCCATGTGTAAAAATAAAATT
The sequence above is a segment of the Streptococcus suis genome. Coding sequences within it:
- a CDS encoding EbsA family protein yields the protein MIRLFGKLRYHWQPDFATSMIYWSLSLVPLFLGLSLILERSRQVFIIFLLLFTTIVLAILGSHRYFLIEDENLYIASANLFKNKKIDIASISKVKVNYLSISICRRNEAEELTFCMRKWPKKYFINALALHPKFQGEIELVDHLVKQDYFEVYYSDEAKSLRKNSLGGA
- a CDS encoding Rpn family recombination-promoting nuclease/putative transposase, which codes for MSKRRHKINPLADIVAKKIFSDHEITIDFIETFLGFRPQSVEILNGTIADLKRERKGFFSTTVDILALMEDQTQVIIEIQVAYQKNFIKRLWTYSCQHLVKDLPNVRKKVYKTHDMYEKIMPVYSIALVASRYFDDNRPIHSFIITDSQTGEVLEQPFGETGQYKKPFEMVIIELKKFRDSMLDDKQRLWLEFFSNRGFSQRPTPIIDKAEQLLDRNAMTKEEIDMIDQWNRNASNHFWEIHSGITRHEEAVREKALKEGIELGIEQGIEQGIEQGQLSMIGRMLQQGRSPMQIADFVGLDLSLVQKLTQQLS
- a CDS encoding ferredoxin; protein product: MNIRLIPEKCIACGLCQTYSPLFDYDDDGIVIFSHTEALETSIPADNQALLAAKSCPTKAILAE
- a CDS encoding glycosyltransferase family 1 protein; protein product: MKRIINSYKNEGARATIRKIKSRLLHPSQGGNQIVKVDMNSLPQMPQFIDLAKADYINHPYIRPAKLSKDTLNIAWVSPPVGPGGGGHTTIARFVKYLQSQGHHITFYIYHNNTIPQSSKEAKDIFSRSYGIDVDVEDLADFSNQDVVFATSWETAYAVFNLQSENLHKFYFVQDFEPIFFGVGSRYMLAEATYKFGFYGVTAGKWLVEKVGQYGMQADYFDFGADIDIYKPKAPISKKKKIAFYARAHTERRGFELGVMALKIFKERHPEYDIEFFGQDMSNYDIPFEFTDRGILNKNQLAEIYHESVACLVLSLTNVSLLPLELLVAGCVPVMNDGDNNRMVLGDVEDILYTEAYPVALAEKLCQAVERSDIDEHANEMSEKYTGLSWDESYKKVEAIIRREVLND
- a CDS encoding sulfatase-like hydrolase/transferase translates to MKEIVEKIKLRKYFAILILVVATLIISFYTVSEYTIDFRLIGQAIATYRYTFIIASSISLFILSIGLSKHVNRTFLLRLLASYVLYLFISYLLLFTRNLNNESFYIFGFQDNNFFEIGGWKVVVSIIGLAYIAQFISKRCRSLQEIGDFFSDKYISDILLALLTSLIVTYDSKLLENIRQFLYLDDYEQFNNFLVSIAYKVPTIVFTVTLIAFSFWNAFDEIRKNKSSVSLAFISSLFFALIFNFSIQFGIRADEDYLGEFIFPGATLFQIIMLALIFLIVYSIFNRYWASTLLILFSGIAISIANFLKFNLRNEPLLLVDFSMATELDLIFSFLDAKLFFMTILLLAFFIVVYYVLNKRFLKGAIVTSIKKRIFWFISVFSIFSGIITIFYKQDGGLIPNNIPVLSRLNNTRNIAFTGHVGSARYQSLMYVWIKQLTKPVMDKPENYNRATIEGLVEKYTNRATEINKTRDKNISDETLIFILSEGLSNPNRVKGVQLSENILKNIDEIKSKTTSGLMKSDAYGGGTANVEIQTLLGLPFYNLSSSVSIYNVEVVPKMKKLPSIGDSYLSDNRFVIHLGQTQLYSRADVYKRLKFDNFVADDKNALPPTINEKYGGFPSDASTYQNILDKIDTKESQFFSVITYQNHIPWMMDKPQSIYGTGEGFTELENARLTNYARLVNETDIVTKEFLQKLSKVDKKITVVFYGDHLPGFYPSSAFENKPESQYLTDYFIWSNHDTKKVDFPILNSSDFPAAVLAHTNSKVSPYYALLTDVLENASVDKSDLSQSQKEILEDLKLIQYDITAGKFYLKDYNGFFSIN
- a CDS encoding glycosyltransferase family 2 protein is translated as MKKLTIIVPCYNEEETIRPFLAATQEVEKELSNELIFEYLFVNDGSKDATLRILREVSKDFDNVHYLSFSRNFGKEAGLLAGLEHAKGDFITVMDVDLQDPPELLIQMYEKIKGGCDVVGTRRADRSGEPPIRSFFSKLFYKLINKVSDTEMIDGARDFRLMTRQVVDSILELQEVNRFSKGLFSWVGFEVDYISYENRERIAGETSWSFWSLLNYSLEGFINFSEAPLNLSVWAGISSFLMSILGILFVVVRKVTIGGSITGWASTVSIILFIGGIQLLAIGIIGKYIAKIFLETKKRPIYIIKEQNL
- a CDS encoding glycosyltransferase; this translates as MTNGLKATVFIPVYNGEKDHLEETLSALYRQQTNFEWDVLMTDSGSSDNSVAIIERFAEQYGNLRLIHLKKEDYSHGGTRQMAAEMAQGEYMVYLSQDAVPHNEHWLSEMVAPFEITDKIVAVLGRQKPRHYCFPAMKYDINAVFGEQGAEDAITIWQRKDPEKHGQYTKESFYSDVCSAAPRKFLVETIGYRDVAYSEDYEYGKDVLDAGYFKAYNGRAVVEHSNDVRLSEYRKRIFDETYNVRINSGITTKVSILSLVKNSLKASIKDSLRIVNDRDYNWKRKLYWLAINPLFHIEKWRGIRLANKIELGTDIRNYSLEKGE
- a CDS encoding glycosyltransferase, which produces MFEEKRFLLTHIWLRGFGGAELNILELAEYLQQEGAIVEVFTYLFLEPMRSEFEKRNIKVITDREHVFSLEDYDFIISCQNILPNSIVKSFREHHSKFPKILFLHMAALKSHVLEQPFVFGLESRLSSGTLAISQEVVDKNLSRFFNDIPRLFMYQNPVPVGYAVNSYSNNRPLKKILIISNHPPSELKELQSWFDASGIIVDYAGVWSSKYELASPEMFSEYDCIIGIGKNVQYCLVLGKPIYVYDHFAGPGFLNSNNFEKAEYHNFSGRGFEDNQKSPQEIFEDIMENYDDAKKFYTENVEFFRQKYQLSNVLPQLIEQIENDNKEIQLFSVEYSNYVLAMNNFIGDIVVRLENDVNNLWQGIRDFEERVDDLNLHIQYLNEMIVLKEQEVVENQLLIQELRLIYESRTYKLAVFLQKIKNGLLKIVKWR